From Candidatus Manganitrophus morganii, the proteins below share one genomic window:
- a CDS encoding divalent-cation tolerance protein CutA: MDEIVVLMTTSSKEEGEKIGRALVEMKLAACANIFSPISSIFSWEGKICQEQEALVILKSRRECFARLAEEVKRRHSYSVPEIIALPLVEGSSDYLNWIRENTQP, from the coding sequence ATGGATGAAATCGTCGTTCTGATGACCACCTCTTCCAAAGAAGAAGGGGAGAAGATCGGGCGGGCGCTTGTTGAAATGAAGCTGGCCGCCTGCGCGAATATCTTCTCTCCGATTTCATCGATTTTCTCGTGGGAGGGGAAAATATGTCAGGAGCAGGAAGCGCTGGTGATCCTAAAATCGAGAAGAGAGTGCTTCGCCCGGCTGGCGGAAGAAGTGAAAAGACGCCATTCTTATTCCGTGCCGGAGATTATCGCCCTTCCCCTGGTGGAAGGTTCTTCGGACTATCTCAATTGGATTCGAGAGAATACTCAGCCGTGA